In Cellvibrio polysaccharolyticus, a genomic segment contains:
- the recO gene encoding DNA repair protein RecO gives MIARQEFLPAYIIHTRPYRDTSVLVDFFTESLGRVTAVARGVRQQKNRTRSLLTPFSRLLITLHGKQDLKLLTAVEADNRFFSLQANYLFSGFYVNELLLRSLPELDQHPELFAVYQTTLQHLHEQQPLEAVLRCFELALLADAGYGLDCENTLDTGDLIHADMPYLFLQHGFSAAAGYVPEEQCIPGRVIQAIARRDFSDPQVRVVAKKLCRQLLKPLLGSRPLHSRALFSSPAS, from the coding sequence ATGATCGCCCGTCAGGAATTTTTGCCTGCCTATATTATTCATACACGACCTTACCGTGACACCAGTGTGCTGGTGGATTTTTTCACCGAATCACTGGGGCGGGTCACCGCCGTAGCGCGCGGCGTTCGCCAACAAAAAAACCGCACCCGCTCGCTGCTAACGCCTTTTTCGCGTTTATTAATAACCCTGCACGGCAAACAGGATCTCAAGTTGCTTACCGCGGTTGAGGCGGATAACCGTTTTTTCTCCTTGCAGGCCAATTATCTTTTCAGCGGTTTTTACGTTAACGAATTGCTGTTGCGATCGCTGCCGGAGCTGGACCAGCACCCGGAACTGTTTGCCGTTTATCAAACCACCTTGCAACACTTGCACGAACAACAGCCGCTGGAAGCGGTGTTGCGTTGTTTTGAGTTGGCCTTATTAGCAGATGCCGGTTACGGGCTTGATTGTGAGAATACGCTGGACACCGGTGATTTGATTCACGCCGACATGCCTTATCTGTTTTTGCAGCATGGTTTTTCGGCTGCGGCCGGTTACGTGCCCGAGGAGCAATGCATACCGGGCCGGGTGATTCAGGCTATTGCCCGACGGGATTTTTCTGATCCGCAAGTGCGCGTTGTTGCCAAAAAACTGTGCCGGCAATTGTTGAAACCCTTGCTCGGTTCGCGGCCCTTGCACAGCCGCGCTCTTTTCTCTTCACCTGCCTCCTGA
- the era gene encoding GTPase Era translates to MPNSSEQPSRCGYVAIVGRPNVGKSTLLNHLLGQKISITSRKPQTTRNNVTGIKTEGNDQLIFVDTPGLHLNQPKAINRYMNRAASTAMKDVDAIVFVVDKLQWTDEDEMVARQLEHVKCPVILAVNKVDQLEDKEVLLPHLQILSQKINVAEIIPLSALREINIDRLEQLLLSYMPESVHLFPEDQITDRSSRFMAAEIVREKITRQLGDELPYQMAVEIEEFKHDGNLLTISALILVERDGQKRILIGDRGERIKLIGQQARLDMEKLFESKIMLNLWVKVKSGWSDDERALRSLGYNDFQQ, encoded by the coding sequence ATGCCAAATTCTTCCGAACAACCATCCCGTTGTGGTTATGTGGCCATTGTCGGTCGTCCGAACGTTGGCAAATCGACCCTGTTGAATCATTTGCTCGGGCAAAAGATCAGCATTACCTCGCGCAAGCCGCAAACTACCCGTAACAACGTTACCGGTATTAAAACCGAAGGTAATGATCAACTTATCTTTGTCGATACCCCGGGTTTGCACCTGAACCAGCCCAAAGCCATTAATCGCTACATGAACCGTGCCGCCAGCACTGCCATGAAAGACGTGGATGCGATTGTCTTTGTGGTGGATAAATTGCAGTGGACCGATGAAGACGAAATGGTCGCCCGTCAGCTTGAGCACGTAAAGTGCCCGGTCATTCTCGCGGTGAATAAAGTCGATCAGCTGGAAGATAAAGAAGTGCTGCTGCCGCATTTGCAGATATTGTCGCAGAAGATCAATGTTGCCGAGATTATCCCGTTATCCGCTTTGCGTGAAATCAACATTGATCGGCTTGAGCAGTTGCTATTAAGTTACATGCCGGAAAGCGTTCATTTGTTCCCGGAAGATCAGATTACCGATCGCAGCTCACGTTTTATGGCAGCAGAAATTGTGCGCGAAAAAATCACCCGCCAGTTGGGTGACGAACTGCCTTATCAGATGGCCGTGGAAATTGAAGAATTCAAACACGATGGCAATCTGCTCACCATCTCTGCGCTGATTCTGGTGGAGCGTGACGGCCAGAAGCGAATTTTGATTGGTGATCGCGGCGAACGTATCAAGCTGATCGGCCAGCAGGCGCGCCTGGATATGGAAAAATTGTTTGAAAGTAAAATCATGCTTAACCTGTGGGTCAAGGTGAAATCCGGCTGGTCAGATGACGAGCGTGCCTTGCGCAGCCTGGGTTATAACGATTTCCAGCAATGA
- the rnc gene encoding ribonuclease III: MESLKYHRLQQRLGYTFVDQKNLQLALTHRSHGATNNERLEFLGDSILNFVIGEALFKKFPEAKEGQLSRLRSQMVKGETLAHLAREFAFGECLVLGEGEMKSGGHRRDSILADTVEAIIGAIYLEAGLDSCRDRLHSWYAERLAALSLETTVKDAKTRLQEHLQSLQKPLPEYNIVDVNGEAHAQLFTVECKIATLSQSATAQASSRREAEKQAAAAVLARLGL; this comes from the coding sequence GTGGAATCATTAAAATACCATCGTTTGCAGCAGCGTCTGGGTTACACCTTTGTTGACCAGAAAAATTTGCAACTGGCGCTGACGCATCGCAGCCACGGTGCTACCAATAATGAGCGTCTGGAATTTCTTGGCGACTCCATTTTGAATTTTGTTATCGGTGAGGCTTTGTTCAAAAAGTTTCCCGAGGCAAAAGAAGGGCAGCTGAGCCGTTTGCGCTCACAGATGGTGAAAGGGGAAACCCTGGCTCATCTGGCCAGAGAGTTTGCTTTTGGTGAATGCCTGGTGCTGGGCGAGGGTGAAATGAAAAGTGGCGGTCACCGTCGCGATTCCATTCTGGCCGATACCGTAGAGGCCATTATTGGTGCCATTTATCTGGAAGCGGGGCTGGACAGCTGCCGCGACCGCTTGCACAGCTGGTACGCAGAAAGGCTGGCGGCCTTGTCACTGGAAACTACCGTGAAAGACGCCAAAACCCGTTTGCAGGAGCATTTGCAGTCATTGCAAAAGCCGTTGCCGGAATACAACATTGTGGATGTTAATGGTGAGGCGCATGCTCAACTTTTCACAGTGGAATGTAAAATAGCTACACTTTCACAGTCTGCTACGGCGCAAGCCAGTAGCCGCCGCGAGGCGGAAAAGCAGGCTGCTGCTGCCGTTCTGGCCCGACTGGGCCTGTAA
- a CDS encoding DUF4845 domain-containing protein, whose product MRTLKKQQGLGLLSWILVLIIAGFFLLCAFKIVPLYAENRYVVSGLQSLADAGSPLEEMSDMEIKRKMANFYMINNVRSEGPKNIEIQRDAKKLIVKIDYESRVTLFDNAPFIRTLDVVVVFKNHLDSSRPNQCCTPVSE is encoded by the coding sequence ATGAGAACGTTAAAAAAACAACAGGGATTAGGCTTGCTGAGCTGGATTCTGGTGTTGATTATTGCCGGTTTCTTTTTGTTGTGTGCTTTTAAAATTGTTCCTCTTTACGCTGAAAACCGTTATGTGGTCAGCGGTCTTCAATCGCTGGCGGACGCAGGTTCGCCACTTGAAGAAATGTCTGATATGGAAATCAAACGTAAAATGGCCAACTTCTACATGATCAACAATGTGCGAAGTGAAGGGCCAAAAAATATTGAAATTCAACGCGACGCGAAAAAATTGATCGTCAAAATTGATTACGAGTCGCGCGTGACTTTATTTGACAATGCACCCTTTATTCGAACCCTGGATGTCGTTGTGGTGTTTAAAAACCACCTCGACAGCAGCCGTCCGAATCAATGCTGCACACCGGTTAGTGAGTAA
- the lepB gene encoding signal peptidase I, whose product MNINLPLILTLAVFITGLIWLFDALVWARPRKARVEAVDQQFADFLAQPVPAETADTASKTQYENRKKSYENAHNSAAWQPGFVEFSRSFFPVLLLVFVLRSFIAEPFQIPSGSMEPTLDIGDFILVNKFTYGIRLPVLNKKIISVNDPQRGDVMVFFPPHMPETYFIKRVIGLPGDEIEYRNHELFINGEKVVESGSELLPAGSPYFRRVQETIGDKTFTTNKNLIPGQLSGEPRRGFAGKWKVPAGYYFMMGDNRDHSSDSREWLFVSEDAIVGKAFAIWMHWDSLFSIPSFDRVGKIE is encoded by the coding sequence ATGAATATCAATTTGCCTCTCATTTTGACTCTTGCGGTATTTATAACCGGCCTGATCTGGTTGTTTGACGCACTGGTCTGGGCGCGTCCACGGAAGGCGCGAGTTGAAGCGGTTGATCAGCAATTTGCTGATTTCCTGGCGCAACCGGTACCGGCTGAAACGGCCGATACGGCGAGCAAAACCCAATACGAAAACCGCAAGAAATCCTATGAAAATGCCCATAACTCGGCCGCTTGGCAGCCGGGTTTTGTTGAATTCAGTCGCTCCTTTTTTCCGGTGCTGCTGCTGGTTTTTGTATTACGCTCCTTTATCGCCGAGCCTTTTCAAATTCCTTCCGGCTCCATGGAGCCAACGCTGGATATTGGCGATTTCATTCTGGTTAACAAGTTTACCTACGGTATCCGTTTGCCAGTGCTCAACAAAAAAATCATCTCGGTCAATGATCCGCAACGCGGTGACGTGATGGTGTTTTTCCCGCCGCATATGCCGGAAACCTACTTTATCAAGCGGGTGATCGGGTTGCCGGGCGATGAAATTGAATACCGCAATCACGAATTGTTTATTAACGGCGAAAAAGTTGTGGAATCAGGTTCAGAGCTTCTGCCGGCCGGTAGTCCGTATTTTCGCCGCGTTCAGGAAACCATTGGTGACAAAACCTTTACCACCAACAAGAATCTTATTCCCGGTCAGTTAAGCGGTGAGCCGCGTCGCGGTTTTGCTGGCAAATGGAAGGTGCCTGCCGGTTATTACTTTATGATGGGCGATAACCGCGATCACAGCTCCGACAGCCGTGAATGGCTGTTCGTCAGTGAAGACGCCATTGTGGGCAAGGCATTCGCTATCTGGATGCACTGGGATTCACTGTTCAGCATCCCGTCGTTTGATCGCGTAGGCAAAATTGAATAA
- the lepA gene encoding translation elongation factor 4: MTDLSHIRNFSIIAHIDHGKSTIADRFIQMCGGLSDREMEAQVLDSMDLERERGITIKAHSVTLYYNARDGKTYQLNFIDTPGHVDFTYEVSRSLAACEGALLVVDAGQGVEAQSVANCYTAIEQGLEVIPVLNKMDLPQAEPDRVAQEIEDIIGIDATEAVRCSAKSGMGMEDVLEELVRLVPPPVGDVNAPLQALIIDSWFDNYLGVVSLVRVKQGTLRVKDKIITKTIGKAQIVDGVGVFSPKPTQLKELKAGEVGFVVAGIKDIHGAPVGDTITHAQTPDVAALEGFQKIKPQVYAGMFPLSSDDFEDFREALAKLTLNDASLFYEPENSDALGFGFRVGFLGMLHMEIIQERLEREYDLDLITTAPTVVFEVVKRGGEVIFVDNPSKLPDPGAIEEMREPIVEANILVPQEHLGNVITLCIEKRGVQKDLQFTGSQVSVRYELPMNEVVTDFFDRLKSVSRGFASLDYSFVRFQAANLVRLDVLINSEKVDALAIIVHRDKSHGMGRALTEKMKELIPRQMYDVAIQAAIGGQIVARSTVKALRKDVTAKCYGGDATRKKKLLEKQKAGKKRMKQVGSVEIPQAAFFAVLKIDS; encoded by the coding sequence GTGACCGATCTCAGCCATATCCGTAATTTTTCAATCATCGCGCACATTGACCACGGTAAATCTACCATCGCTGACCGCTTTATTCAGATGTGTGGCGGATTAAGTGATCGTGAGATGGAAGCCCAGGTGCTCGATTCCATGGATCTTGAGCGCGAGCGCGGCATTACCATCAAAGCTCACAGCGTAACCTTGTATTACAACGCGCGTGACGGCAAAACCTATCAGCTCAACTTCATTGATACCCCCGGCCACGTAGACTTCACTTACGAAGTATCCCGTTCGCTGGCGGCGTGTGAAGGTGCTTTGCTGGTGGTGGATGCCGGGCAGGGCGTAGAAGCCCAGTCGGTTGCCAACTGCTACACCGCGATCGAGCAGGGCCTGGAAGTTATTCCGGTACTCAACAAGATGGATTTGCCGCAGGCAGAGCCGGATCGCGTTGCCCAGGAAATTGAAGACATTATCGGCATCGATGCTACCGAAGCGGTGCGCTGTTCGGCCAAATCCGGCATGGGTATGGAAGATGTGCTGGAAGAGCTGGTGCGTCTGGTTCCGCCACCGGTGGGCGATGTCAATGCACCGCTGCAAGCGCTGATTATCGATTCCTGGTTCGACAACTACCTTGGCGTTGTGTCGCTGGTGCGGGTAAAGCAGGGCACCTTGCGGGTAAAAGACAAAATCATCACCAAAACTATCGGCAAGGCACAGATTGTTGACGGTGTGGGCGTATTCAGCCCGAAACCTACCCAGTTAAAAGAACTCAAGGCCGGTGAAGTAGGCTTTGTGGTTGCCGGCATCAAAGACATTCACGGCGCGCCGGTGGGCGATACCATCACCCACGCGCAAACCCCGGACGTGGCAGCACTGGAAGGTTTCCAGAAAATCAAGCCGCAGGTTTACGCGGGTATGTTCCCGCTCAGCTCTGACGACTTTGAAGACTTCCGTGAAGCCCTGGCCAAGTTAACCCTGAACGATGCTTCGCTGTTCTACGAGCCGGAAAACTCTGACGCACTGGGTTTTGGTTTCCGCGTCGGTTTCCTCGGCATGTTGCACATGGAGATCATCCAGGAACGACTGGAGCGTGAATATGATCTCGACCTGATCACCACCGCGCCTACCGTAGTGTTTGAAGTGGTCAAGCGCGGTGGCGAAGTTATCTTTGTTGATAACCCCTCCAAATTGCCTGATCCTGGCGCGATTGAAGAAATGCGCGAGCCGATCGTTGAAGCGAATATTCTGGTGCCGCAAGAACACCTCGGCAACGTGATTACGCTCTGCATTGAAAAGCGCGGCGTCCAAAAAGATTTGCAGTTCACCGGCTCACAAGTATCGGTGCGTTACGAGCTGCCGATGAACGAAGTCGTAACCGACTTCTTTGACCGTCTCAAATCGGTAAGCCGCGGTTTTGCCTCGCTGGATTACAGCTTTGTGCGCTTCCAGGCGGCGAATCTGGTGCGTCTGGATGTACTGATCAACAGTGAAAAAGTCGATGCGCTGGCGATCATTGTGCACCGCGACAAATCGCACGGCATGGGTCGCGCACTCACTGAAAAGATGAAAGAGCTGATCCCTCGCCAGATGTACGACGTGGCCATTCAGGCGGCGATTGGTGGCCAGATTGTTGCCCGTTCTACCGTTAAAGCTTTGCGTAAAGACGTAACTGCAAAATGTTACGGCGGCGATGCAACGCGTAAGAAAAAGCTGCTGGAAAAACAAAAAGCCGGTAAAAAACGTATGAAGCAGGTAGGCAGCGTGGAAATTCCACAAGCAGCCTTCTTTGCCGTGTTAAAAATTGATAGCTAA
- a CDS encoding Do family serine endopeptidase → MLDAGKKWVSHLLLAGLLVVASASLQAQNLPEFTDLIENSSPAVVKITTTASTAGRSPMSLPQSQQIPEIFRELFEQDNMPERHGGAMGSGFVISEDGYILTNNHVIESADEITVRFIDQREYKAELVGSDSRSDLALLKIDADKLPLLKFAKADSLRVGQWVVAIGSPFGLDYSASAGIVSAIGRNIPSERNESNYVPFIQTDVAINPGNSGGPLFNLQGEVVGINSQIYTRGGGSIGLSFAIPSSVAEEVVDQLREKGRVDRGWLGVVIQGLSRDLASSYGLDKPVGALIADLEPEGPAAKSGMQAGDLILKFNGRDVKTQSDLPFLVGQTTPDSKVPVEILRKGKKQTLQVQVGVLQVQDAPKVAVKTEPDAAPDVDKLGLVVEPVTEQNRGRNSVTTGVLVRQVKPDSPAAHAGLMAGDVIDQLAFSDITTVEDYRKVADGIAKNAPQAIRFFRNGRPVFHTITLK, encoded by the coding sequence ATGTTGGATGCTGGTAAAAAATGGGTCAGTCATTTGTTGTTGGCCGGATTGCTGGTTGTTGCGTCTGCTTCGTTACAAGCGCAGAACCTCCCCGAATTCACCGATCTGATAGAAAACAGCTCTCCCGCTGTGGTCAAAATTACCACCACGGCCAGCACCGCCGGTCGCTCGCCGATGAGCCTGCCGCAGTCGCAGCAAATTCCTGAAATTTTTCGTGAACTGTTTGAGCAGGACAACATGCCCGAGCGTCATGGTGGTGCCATGGGTTCCGGATTTGTGATTTCCGAAGACGGTTACATTCTCACCAATAACCATGTCATTGAAAGCGCCGATGAGATTACCGTGCGCTTCATCGATCAGCGTGAATACAAAGCCGAGCTGGTGGGTAGCGACTCCCGTTCCGACCTTGCCCTGCTCAAAATCGACGCCGACAAGTTGCCGCTGCTGAAGTTTGCCAAAGCAGACAGCTTGCGCGTTGGCCAATGGGTGGTCGCGATTGGTTCGCCGTTTGGTCTCGACTACTCGGCCAGCGCCGGTATCGTCAGTGCTATTGGCCGTAATATTCCCTCCGAGCGCAACGAAAGTAACTATGTGCCTTTCATTCAAACCGACGTGGCCATCAATCCGGGTAATTCCGGTGGCCCGCTGTTTAATCTGCAAGGCGAAGTGGTGGGCATCAACTCCCAAATCTACACCCGTGGTGGTGGCTCGATTGGTTTGTCGTTTGCCATTCCTTCCTCAGTCGCTGAAGAAGTGGTTGACCAGCTGCGTGAAAAAGGCCGGGTTGATCGCGGTTGGTTGGGTGTGGTGATTCAGGGGTTGAGCCGCGACCTCGCCAGTTCCTATGGTTTGGATAAGCCGGTGGGTGCGTTAATTGCGGATCTGGAGCCGGAGGGTCCGGCAGCCAAATCCGGTATGCAAGCCGGTGACCTGATCCTGAAATTCAATGGTCGCGATGTTAAAACCCAATCGGATTTGCCGTTCCTGGTGGGGCAAACCACCCCGGACAGCAAAGTGCCGGTAGAGATTTTACGTAAAGGCAAAAAACAGACATTGCAGGTGCAGGTGGGTGTACTGCAAGTGCAGGACGCGCCCAAAGTGGCTGTCAAAACCGAGCCGGATGCGGCCCCGGATGTGGACAAGCTGGGCTTGGTGGTTGAGCCGGTTACAGAGCAAAACCGCGGCCGTAACAGTGTTACCACCGGTGTACTGGTGCGTCAGGTGAAGCCGGACAGCCCGGCCGCGCATGCCGGTTTAATGGCGGGCGATGTGATTGACCAGCTGGCGTTCAGCGACATTACTACGGTTGAGGATTATCGCAAAGTAGCCGACGGCATTGCAAAAAATGCCCCCCAGGCGATTCGCTTCTTCCGTAATGGGCGGCCGGTTTTCCATACCATCACCTTGAAATAA
- a CDS encoding MotY family protein, translating to MYRFLIFYLTLGLLVIGVDSRSAVAASYRSPLVDVQWLQVFSAYRCELRQPLGIQGNAGFERQAEAADTFFLRLARGEPLTGSFSVHALPPAWRNTSEGVWLGDLYLDRQSRGKGDVVAQMRKALEQHQRIWLQPSVAMQGVVPVSITLEPMHFKAAVAGWNTCVAELQPGYEQLQRTTIFFPEADAALAPGELRKLNNIAGWLRQDRSITAVYIDGHTDNIGNTADNLQLSRKRAQWVAGYLAEQGVDKQRLLIRWHGEQYPVVANFDATSRDRNRRVTVRLERRVSSP from the coding sequence ATGTACCGTTTTTTGATCTTTTACCTGACGCTGGGTCTGTTGGTTATCGGTGTGGATAGCCGGTCGGCCGTGGCTGCCTCCTACCGCAGTCCGCTGGTCGATGTTCAGTGGTTGCAGGTGTTTTCTGCTTATCGCTGCGAGCTGCGTCAGCCGCTGGGCATTCAAGGAAATGCCGGTTTCGAGCGTCAGGCAGAGGCGGCGGATACTTTTTTTCTTCGCCTCGCCCGGGGCGAGCCGCTCACCGGTTCGTTCAGTGTGCACGCTCTGCCACCCGCCTGGCGAAATACATCGGAAGGCGTATGGCTGGGGGATTTGTATCTGGATCGCCAAAGCCGTGGCAAGGGAGATGTGGTGGCACAGATGCGCAAGGCGCTGGAGCAGCATCAACGCATCTGGCTGCAGCCTTCCGTGGCTATGCAAGGTGTTGTTCCGGTCAGCATCACCCTTGAGCCTATGCATTTTAAAGCGGCAGTGGCGGGGTGGAACACGTGTGTAGCCGAGCTGCAACCCGGTTACGAGCAACTTCAGCGCACCACCATTTTTTTTCCGGAGGCGGACGCGGCTCTCGCCCCGGGAGAATTGCGCAAACTGAACAATATCGCGGGCTGGTTGCGTCAGGACCGCAGCATTACTGCTGTTTACATCGATGGGCACACCGACAATATCGGTAACACGGCCGACAATTTACAGTTGTCCAGAAAGCGGGCGCAGTGGGTTGCCGGGTATCTGGCAGAGCAGGGCGTGGACAAGCAGCGCCTGCTGATTCGTTGGCACGGCGAGCAATATCCGGTAGTAGCGAACTTTGATGCGACCAGTCGTGACCGCAACCGGCGCGTCACTGTGCGTCTGGAGCGCCGCGTGTCCTCGCCATAA
- the pyrC gene encoding dihydroorotase — protein sequence MTQTLTITRPDDWHIHLRDNDALSRTVHDAAHSFQRALVMPNLVPPVMTTDNALAYRDRILAARPAGSDFEPVMALYLTDNTDPAEIARAKAAGIRAAKLYPAGATTNSDSGVTDLNKIYPVLEAMQREGMLFLLHGEVTDSSIDIFDREKVFLERTFSKVVKDFPALKMVLEHITTADSAAFVSEAAENVAATITAHHLLYNRNHMLAGGIRPHYYCLPILKRNTHQQALIKAATSGSPKFFIGTDSAPHARHRKEAACGCAGSYTANAAIELYTEAFEDAGALDKLEAFTSFYGADFYGLPRNTDTITLIKRDWQMPDELQLGNEPLVPLRAGETLRWQRQN from the coding sequence ATGACACAAACGCTGACCATTACCCGTCCGGACGATTGGCACATCCACTTGCGGGATAATGATGCCCTGTCCAGAACCGTTCACGATGCAGCTCACAGCTTCCAGCGCGCATTGGTAATGCCCAATCTGGTTCCTCCAGTCATGACCACCGACAATGCGCTCGCCTACCGCGACCGCATTCTGGCTGCTCGCCCCGCTGGCAGTGATTTTGAACCGGTAATGGCACTCTACCTGACAGACAATACCGACCCCGCCGAGATTGCCCGCGCCAAAGCCGCCGGCATTCGCGCTGCGAAACTTTACCCGGCTGGCGCCACCACCAATTCCGACTCCGGCGTTACCGACCTGAATAAGATTTACCCGGTGCTGGAAGCCATGCAACGCGAAGGCATGCTGTTTTTGCTGCACGGAGAAGTGACGGATAGCAGCATTGATATTTTTGACCGGGAAAAAGTATTTCTCGAGCGCACCTTCAGCAAGGTTGTGAAAGATTTCCCGGCGTTGAAGATGGTGCTTGAACATATCACTACCGCCGATTCCGCCGCGTTTGTTAGCGAAGCCGCAGAGAACGTGGCCGCGACCATTACCGCCCACCACCTGCTTTACAATCGCAACCATATGCTGGCTGGCGGTATTCGTCCGCACTACTATTGCCTGCCTATTCTCAAGCGCAATACGCACCAGCAAGCACTGATCAAGGCCGCCACCAGTGGCAGCCCGAAATTTTTTATTGGCACCGACTCGGCACCTCATGCCCGTCACCGCAAGGAAGCCGCTTGCGGCTGTGCTGGCAGCTATACTGCCAATGCCGCTATCGAGCTTTACACCGAAGCCTTCGAAGATGCCGGTGCACTCGACAAACTGGAAGCCTTTACCAGCTTCTACGGGGCAGACTTCTACGGCCTGCCGCGCAACACTGACACCATCACCCTGATCAAACGCGACTGGCAAATGCCGGATGAGCTGCAGCTGGGCAACGAACCACTGGTTCCTCTGCGGGCGGGTGAAACACTGCGCTGGCAGCGTCAAAACTAA
- the rnt gene encoding ribonuclease T, protein MNLPENARDPNVPFANRFRGFLPVIIDVETGGFNARSDALLEIAAVTLRMDEDGNLHRHETFSFHVDPFEGANIEQAALDFTGIDLDSPDRMAEPELMVMTDLFQAVRRAVKENGCTRAVVVGHNAHFDLGFVNAAVERCEIKRNPFHPFSCFDTATLAGLAFGQTVLAKACRAANIEFSNSAAHSAAYDAEKTADLFCYIVNRWRELGGWVPSQSGETEEPEE, encoded by the coding sequence GTGAATTTACCCGAAAACGCCAGAGATCCAAACGTCCCTTTCGCCAATCGCTTTCGCGGCTTTTTGCCGGTGATCATCGATGTCGAAACCGGAGGCTTTAACGCCCGTAGCGATGCACTGCTGGAAATCGCCGCGGTCACCCTGCGCATGGATGAAGATGGCAATCTGCATCGCCACGAAACCTTTTCCTTTCATGTTGACCCGTTTGAAGGCGCCAACATCGAACAGGCAGCGCTGGATTTTACCGGCATTGACCTCGATAGCCCGGACCGCATGGCCGAACCGGAATTGATGGTAATGACCGATTTGTTCCAGGCAGTGCGCCGCGCCGTCAAGGAAAACGGTTGCACCCGAGCGGTGGTGGTAGGACACAACGCCCACTTCGACCTGGGCTTTGTCAATGCGGCGGTGGAGCGTTGCGAGATCAAACGCAACCCTTTTCATCCCTTCTCCTGCTTCGATACCGCCACCCTGGCTGGCCTGGCATTCGGTCAAACCGTATTGGCCAAAGCCTGTCGCGCAGCCAATATTGAATTCAGCAACAGCGCGGCGCACTCCGCTGCTTACGATGCAGAAAAAACTGCAGATTTGTTTTGCTACATCGTAAACCGCTGGCGTGAACTTGGCGGCTGGGTTCCCTCGCAATCTGGCGAAACGGAAGAGCCGGAAGAGTGA